A single region of the Nicotiana sylvestris chromosome 6, ASM39365v2, whole genome shotgun sequence genome encodes:
- the LOC138870944 gene encoding uncharacterized protein, giving the protein MPPNELNATSSSWPFAACGLDIIGPIEPTFSNEHRFILVAIDYFTKWVEAASYKVVTKKVVTDFVKDRIVCQFAVPKSIITDNVANLNIDLMKAIPEVEILSLRVIQEVELSEAEWIRGHYEQLALIDGKRINAVCHGQLYQKECP; this is encoded by the exons atgccgccaaatgagctcaatgcaacaagctcgtcgtggccattcgccgcctgtgGATTGGATATTATCGGTCCGATTGAGCCTACTTTTTCAAACGAACaccggtttattctggtagccattgattacttcacaaaatgggtagaggctgcatcttacaaagtggTAACTAAGAAAGTTgtcacagattttgtcaaggatcgtatcgtGTGCCAATTCGCAGTTCctaagtccattattactgacaatgTTGCCAACCTCAACattgatctgatgaaagctatac ccgaggtagagattctctctttaagagtcatacaagAAGTCGAGCTCAGTGAAGCAGAATGGATAAGGGGacactatgaacaattggcccttattgaTGGAAAGAGGAtaaacgcagtatgtcacggccaactttacCAGAAAGAATGTCcatag
- the LOC104238261 gene encoding uncharacterized protein isoform X5, with amino-acid sequence MFFSSFTGHRKTDMTRGRGRGSAGRISKSSARGNSATHRNIPTIPIPTVTHQQGGTSSSSRPNHINQVQTSGPSSTPPIQTSGNSSTPPVYVEPSPMTPNQSNTVDEGISHNNAIGEGISTQSNAIGEGECNSSLAQQTLVFLSSTGLEPSRLCSEYKYENFKNELHPNGINWKGVPKELKEFYFGEFKKAFYWDSLIDREVKHLWGSKAARRYSDFICKIKKDKDIIQPDFVPKDVWDNWMELWKDPKCVKKSEINAKYRCGGGTAIAIGTHTGGSITIGEHRKRIAIEKGRDPTPSELHLHVHTHGHDEKSFVSERSRLVHEKYQQILQQQTQTQSDIDQSLAFYQAAGGEKKRRIYVFY; translated from the exons ATGTTTTTCAGTTCTTTCACTGGCCACAGAAAGACAG ATATGACTCGAGGCAGAGGTCGAGGTAGTGCAGGTCGTATAAGCAAGTCCTCTGCTAGGGGTAATTCAGCTACTCATAGGAACATTCCTACTATTCCCATTCCAACAGTTACTCATCAACAAGGTGGTACGAGTTCTTCAAGTAGGCCAAATCATATTAACCAAGTTCAAACATCAGGTCCTAGTAGTACACCTCCAATTCAAACATCAGGTAATAGTAGTACCCCACCTGTTTATGTTGAACCATCTCCGATGACACCTAATCAGAGCAACACAGTAGATGAGGGTATATCACATAATAATGCAATAGGTGAGGGTATATCTACTCAAAGCAATGCAATAGGCGAAGGTGAGTGCAACAGTAGTCTTGCCCAGCAgactcttgtttttctttcttctacAGG GTTAGAACCTTCCAGATTATGCTCTGAGTATAAATATGAAAATTTCAAGAATGAACTTCATCCTAATGGAATCAATTGGAAAGGTGTCCCAAAAGAGTTAAAAGAATTTTACTTTGGAGAATTCAAG AAGGCATTCTATTGGGATTCTTTGATTGATAGAGAAGTGAAGCACCTATGGGGAAGTAAGGCAGCGAGAAGGTACAGTGATTTTATatgcaaaataaaaaaagataagGATATAATTCAACCAGATTTTGTTCCAAAAGATGTGTGGGACAATTGGATGGAACTATGGAAGGATCCTAAGTGTgtcaaaaaatcagaaataaatgCAAAATATCGTTGTGGCGGTGGGACTGCCATTGCTATTGGGACTCATACGGGCGGCTCTATCACCATTGGGGAACATCGCAAAAGAATT GCTATTGAAAAGGGTCGAGATCCAACACCAAGTGAGCTACACTTGCACGTCCATACACATGGTCATGATGAAAAATCTTTTGTTAGTGAGCGATCCCGACTTGTACAT GAAAAATATCAGCAAATATTACAGCAACAAACACAAACACAATCTGATATTGATCAATCTTTAGCATTTTATCAAGCCGCGGGAggggaaaagaagagaagaatatATGTATTTTATTAA